The stretch of DNA GGCCTATTATACCGTCATGACCGAAGGAGATGCTAACGGACAGCCCTTTACTTTTCCGATTCCAACCGTGAACATTACCGAAGATTTCGATTGGGAAGGAGAAAATGTGGACTTACTATTTGAAAATACAGCTAAAATAGGTTCTTCTTACTTTCAGAACTTCGTTGGCAGTCAATACATTACTGATGCTGATGGAAAAAGGGTTGAAAATCCGGATGCTTACAAACCTAATGCTGTCCGCAGTATGTGTTGTCGCTTACAACTCGATTTAAGAGAGTTATTAAAACGCGGAAACGGGCTGTTTGGCAGTGCTGAAATGACCGGCAGTATTGGTGTCGTAACGATAAATATGGCACGTTTAGGATATCTCTATCAAGGAAATATAGCAAAGTTATATCATCGATTGGATGAACTCCTAATCATTGCCAAAAACACCTTGGAGAAAAAAAGAGCGTTTATACAAGAACTGTTTGAACGTGGTTTATTTCCTTATACCAAAAGATACCTGCGCGACTTCAGAAATCATTTTTCGACCATCGGGGTTAATGGCATGAATGAGATGATGCTGAATTTTACCCAACATAAGGATGACCTTACCTCTACTACCGGAATTCAGTTTGTTTCAGAAATACTGGATCATATTCGTCTTCGTATGAAAGAGTTTCAGGAAGAAACCGGTAACCTTTATAACCTGGAGGCTACACCGGCTGAAGGCACCACGTATCGCTTTGCCAAAGAAGACAAAAAACGCTTTCCGGATATTATTCAGGCCGGTCAGGAAGAAAACATCTATTACACCAATAGTTCTCAGATACCGGTAGATTATACTGAAGATCCATTTGAGGCTTTATATTTACAGGATTCGCTGCAATGTAAATATACAGGTGGAACAGTTCTTCACTTGTACATGAGCGAAAAAATCAGCACACCTCAGGCATGTAAAAACTTCGTAAAAAAAGTACTTACTAACTTTAAATTACCTTACATTACGGTAACTCCGGTATTCAGTATATGTCCGGTTCATGGATACCTGAACGGAGAGCATGAATACTGCCCAAAATGCGATAATCTGTTATTGACTGAACATAATCTTAATTCAACTGCAAATGAAGACTACACCACAGGAGTTTCTTAACCAACACTTGGATAAAAGAACTAAATGCCTTGTCTACACAAGAGTGATGGGCTATCACAGGCCGGTAGAAAGTTTTAACATAGGAAAAAAAGGTGAGCACCAGCAACGAACACACTTTAACGAAATTAAAACCTCAAGGGCCGATTTATAGCATCACCCCTTTCACCTTATTAGACTACCCGGATAAAACAGCCTGTATTCTATGGTTTGCAGGCTGTAATATGCGGTGTTTATATTGTTATAACCCTGATGTTGTTTTAAACAAAGGTTCTTTGAGTTTTGAGCATGTTTATCGATTTCTTGATTCCAGGAAAGGGCTATTAGATGGCGTGGTACTTAGTGGAGGTGAATGTACCATGCATAAGCATATTATCCCTTTTATTGAAAAGATTAAAGCAATGGGATTTACAGTAAAAATTGATACCAACGGATCAAGACCTATGATCTTACATCAATTGATTAACGACGAACTTATTGATTATGTAGCACTGGATTTTAAAGCCTTGCCCGATCGGTTTCAATATATTACCCAATCAAACCTCTTTTCAAAATTTGAGCAAACACTTTCTTTATTATTGACATCAACAATTAAGTTTGAAGTAAGAACGACTGTACATGCTGATTTGATTACTACAACGGATCTAATCCGTATGGTATCTTATCTGCAAACAAGAGGTTATAAAGGAAATTATTACATCCAGTACTTTGTAAATAATGTTAAAACACTCTCCGATTTGAGGTTTTCACCTAAAGAATTAAAACGCGAACTTCTTTCAACTTCGCAAATCAACCTTATTTTTAGGGAATAGATTCTTCTCATAAACGTATAAAGTATTAAAATGAAAAAAAGCTGGTTAATCATCGCTCTCAGTAATTTTTTTATTGCTGCGATGATGGGCT from Solitalea canadensis DSM 3403 encodes:
- a CDS encoding ribonucleoside triphosphate reductase, encoding MIKYVIKRNGEYQPFEDFKVRDAISKAFQSLNSVTDPDICELALATLESKSVCAIEEIQDCIEKALFDKGYFEVMKSFMVYRHTRKLQREHINGFNEDTTYVNSTQTVEEYIAQTDWRINANANTSYSNAGLVNNTAGKIIANYWLDKIYSKEEGYSHRNGDIHIHDLDCLTGYCAGWSLRVLLDEGFNGVRTRVESRPPSHFREALGQMANFLGILQSEWAGAQAFSSFDTYLAPYVFKDQLSYADVLKAIRSFIYNLNVPARWGQSPFTNITLDWIAPQDLKDQIPTKNNHHLFAVLNNEDLLRKANERGVASLTDMTYGHFQPEMNLINKAYYTVMTEGDANGQPFTFPIPTVNITEDFDWEGENVDLLFENTAKIGSSYFQNFVGSQYITDADGKRVENPDAYKPNAVRSMCCRLQLDLRELLKRGNGLFGSAEMTGSIGVVTINMARLGYLYQGNIAKLYHRLDELLIIAKNTLEKKRAFIQELFERGLFPYTKRYLRDFRNHFSTIGVNGMNEMMLNFTQHKDDLTSTTGIQFVSEILDHIRLRMKEFQEETGNLYNLEATPAEGTTYRFAKEDKKRFPDIIQAGQEENIYYTNSSQIPVDYTEDPFEALYLQDSLQCKYTGGTVLHLYMSEKISTPQACKNFVKKVLTNFKLPYITVTPVFSICPVHGYLNGEHEYCPKCDNLLLTEHNLNSTANEDYTTGVS
- the nrdD gene encoding anaerobic ribonucleoside-triphosphate reductase is translated as MKTTPQEFLNQHLDKRTKCLVYTRVMGYHRPVESFNIGKKGEHQQRTHFNEIKTSRADL
- a CDS encoding anaerobic ribonucleoside-triphosphate reductase activating protein, which produces MSTSNEHTLTKLKPQGPIYSITPFTLLDYPDKTACILWFAGCNMRCLYCYNPDVVLNKGSLSFEHVYRFLDSRKGLLDGVVLSGGECTMHKHIIPFIEKIKAMGFTVKIDTNGSRPMILHQLINDELIDYVALDFKALPDRFQYITQSNLFSKFEQTLSLLLTSTIKFEVRTTVHADLITTTDLIRMVSYLQTRGYKGNYYIQYFVNNVKTLSDLRFSPKELKRELLSTSQINLIFRE